Proteins encoded within one genomic window of Triticum aestivum cultivar Chinese Spring chromosome 2D, IWGSC CS RefSeq v2.1, whole genome shotgun sequence:
- the LOC123056096 gene encoding protein PHOSPHATE STARVATION RESPONSE 1-like, which translates to MACHDVNQQEEMAVENLDPKAGMRFTEALRVQLDVQRRLHEQLEIQRGLQVRIEEQGKRLQKMFEDLLKARGNVARSPEPDVTVGIHIELQDVVVNDEA; encoded by the exons ATGGCCTGTCATGATGTGAATCAACAGGAGGAAATGGCCGTGGAGAATCTGGACCCGAAAGC TGGAATGCGCTTCACGGAAGCGCTCCGCGTCCAGCTCGACGTGCAGCGCCGCCTCCACGAGCAGCTCGAG ATTCAGCGGGGTCTGCAGGTGAGGATAGAGGAGCAGGGTAAGAGGCTGCAGAAGATGTTTGAGGACCTACTCAAGGCCCGCGGGAACGTGGCAAGATCGCCAGAGCCGGATGTCACTGTTGGCATCCACATAGAGCTGCAGGACGTCGTCGTCAACGACGAGGCGTAG